TTCGAATCATCAAGGGAAAGGTAACTGAGTGGCATTGCCATTTCTCTCTGCGAGAGACTGACCTGGCCATGTCCCGGTGTCCCGGGGTGTGATTACAGAGAGCTGCGAACCTTTGTCTGAAGAACAGAACCCAGTGTTTCTACATCTGTATGTATGAAATACTGACAGCATCTACCATGGGatatatttagttattttatatgttcaatatttttaatactatTCATTTGAATTTTCTTAACTGTGTTGTCAGCTGTGGTTTGCGCATGCCAGTGAAAAGAATTACCTGTGTGGTAGCGTGGGAACGTGCGATGGGACTGAGTGGGTGTTTGCAGGGTGGAAGCTGGGTGTAAACGAGCTAACATTAGGAGGTGTCCCTCTTTGCCCTCGGGTTGACTAGGCTGCGGTTCACTCCAGTCGTTAGAAATCGTCACAGTCATTACATGACATCGCATAGTCATTCACTGTCATGTCATGCGAATGAAACGACACTCAAAGGAACTGACTGGAAATTGCTCTTGGCGTTGATGATGAAGAGAGGGTTGTAGTGTGAGAGGATTTCGTCGTTGACAGAGATGCCGTCCAGATACTGCTTGAGCAGCAGACGTAGCTGGCCGTTCTCAGTCATCAGCGCCTGCTTCTCCTTCTCAAGCGCCAGCCTCTCCAGCAGCACTTTGTTGTAGCGCTTCCAGAAGTTCTCCACTGCCCGGTACTCGTGCATTGTCTACCACAATCAAGCTCATCTATGACTGACTGACAGGActgggtgagtgagtgacatgaCTCATAATCATTAGGACATGACggacatacaaacatatttacaataGAAAACATGTTCAACAGCAGTCTATGGGCAAACGtacattttcatataatttGAACCTAAGTATATGGGCATCAGGCATATTCTCTTTCCAAAGGggcatatatatgtatttatttcattatactTCCATCCATCTATACATACATTTATAAGCAGATGTGCAGCAACATCCCCAGAATATGAACTGTGATGTGCATACTGTTTGTCTGAGGTCATTCGTGGACATCACTACTTACTGCGGCCAGAGCTTGAGACGGCGCTTCCAGCACCGCTGCCTTGATATCTTCTTGCTCCTCCTGGGTCAGGGAGGACGCATAAAAGGGCAGAACCTTCTCCTCCTCCGTCTCCAGCTTTCGGCAGACCTCAGCCATTCTCAGTATTTGTGCACCCTGTGGAGCAGGCCAGCATAAAGATATTACTAGTATGGTCTGTTACACGTCTGTCAACCACTGACACAAAAACATTACACTTTGTTGGCTTCCTCTCCTGTTTTAGGTCCCGCAATATAAATGTGCTTAATACCACTAGGAGTGAACTGTAACAGGCATTTAACAGCACAACAAACTTAGAATGTTCTAGTCCATTTCTGAGAAGCCTGTAATAGTGGTAGTGGCAATGACATTGCCTTGAGATGACACATTCTCTAATAATATTAtgtgcactctctctctccctcccctttaAAAGGGATCGGGCCTATTCAATAAAAGTTTGAGTTCGATTTAGTTCTCTCTCATACAATTACAAACAAAAGCTCCCAGGCACCTATACAATTCCGTTCGTGTCTACGTCCATTTGAAACTATTTATGCACTCTTATTGTAAGCCCCTTTAAAAACACTCACTTGCCAATGTGTAGCTGTGATcggtaaaattaagaaattaatatCAGCAACTAATGAAAAGAGTGTCAGAGAACGAGCTGACACACAATAATTGTACCTTCTCCTTCTGTCGTTTTAGTTCCTTAATGGCGGCACAACTTTCCAGGGTGAGTTTGGTCAATTTCTCACGCTCACAATCTCGaattttgttcatttgcttttttaactCCTGAAAGTGTTTTTGCATCCTCTCTTTCTCCtattaacacacaaacaaagaattttaaaaaaaagcgtCATTTATAAAATTGGTTGTAAATGTATTAACCTTACTTAGGGCAAAGGTAGGTTTTTTATGTACTAGTGTAAAATTTAGAAGAAATTACCAATATAAGCTTCTCTTCAATGTATGACATgacccatccacacacacacacgtgggtCACGGACAGATTCGCGTACACGTTCGCACATTTTGTGCTATCTCAATATCTTTCACTCTCAAATATCACTAGCCATACTCCAGTCATTCAGACATCAATgaagaaagagggagaataAAGGAGCATCTAAAGGCGCAGCTTCGCCTTGTTTGAGAATCTGTCTTTCCTTTGCTCGCATGTACATCGAAGTCACCATGCCTGAATAGTGCCCAAAAAGTCAAAAGTGGAAGGAGTCTGTGATTATAGTGCTATCAATATGGTAAGAAggcgaacttgtattacacgcCATGGTAGCATGAAACAATCGCCCTGGTAAAATTACACAAACAGCCAAGGTATCGAGCTGCGCGAGGAAGGCCGTGTGTGCAATGTGCCTCCACAGACCGGAACTGGGTCTGGAACTGGTTGTCAAGCTGAGAACCTGAACTGCAGATAAATGACTGTCGCTTCTCAAACAATGATTGTCCGGTCGTCCAACTCTCAACCGAGATTCACCTTTTTCACAAACcgagaacaaaagaaaacaaaacacgatGACGATTTTTTTAAGCACGAAAGCCTGTTTAAAAGAGTGAAAAGAGATTTGTTGCACATTTTATGCAATGCACTGCGTATACACAGACCGGCACCCCAATACACCGTCAGCCCTGTCTGGAAACAGGAAGATGCAAGAGGTGAGAACATGCGACACTGCATCAGTGCTGTTGACATACGCGATGTTGTTGGTGTAAGTGCTGAAGCACGGGGAGCTTAGGACAGACGTTACATGGAGCAGCCAAGCATGAACTGGAGACTGAGCATTGTGCTAGGCACTCGCGGGGTAGAGGTCAAAAGTATTTATGCAATCAGAGCTGTCTAACCCTTCCCCCACCTCTGACATCATGTGATGTGGCAAAGCTTCCAGAATAAATGTGCaaatggatgattttttttttttttttggggggggggtcttCATAAAAACCTCGAGTTAAGAGAACTTCAAACTGCCAGTGAGGTCTATTTGAAAATCTCACCTCTTTGAGCTGTCTGTTCCTCTCGTCACACTCTCGAGCATTGGCGCTTATTTTAGCCTTCAGTTGGGCTATCTGCTCCTGAGAGGCAAAAATCAAAGAAGTTACAGTACTCGTTTGGTAAATGCTGGTAACAGATATCAGAAGGTGTAAAGAAGAGATGAAGAGaatttctctctctgacaaaaTATGCTGAAAAAGGGACTAACTGATATTCTCTGGAGTTTTCTCATCTGTATGTCTATCTCCTTTGCACTTTTCTCGTCCTTGGCTTTATAGACTTCAAAAGCTGTCTTACGTTCTTCAGTGGTGTCATTGTAATTTTGCAAAGCTTGTCTGAACTGCTGCCAAAGGTCATCCACTTTAGTTTCCAGCAGGACTCGCAGAGCATGTTTCTCTTCCAAATTCTACAAGAAGAGAGCATTTAGCATGAGAAAACCAAATCACACATATAATCATGTCAATAAATAACTTCgttaaaatcttaaaaataaaattagacatTCTATGCAACATCCAGGCTTTATTTTGGACCCAGAACAAAtcaaatttctgtaaaataaaagttttaagttCCCAgttaaaatatgttactttttaATGACATACATTCAATGACTTTGAATTAATTTTTGACTTCAAGTGTTTTACGTATGAGagataaaatgtatataatgtatatttgtaAGGTAGTTCTGACCACAATTGTATTAATTTGCAGTGACCAAAAGTCCCATAGAGATTACAGTTGACAGCTGTTAATGCAACCttgatgataaaaatacatACAGAATGACATACACTCAAACTTCTATAGCTTCAAGGAACCGACGAAAAAAATCTAGTTACGGAAGGTTCGAGTTAAGGAACATGTTTTCACTGTGGacgtttaattttaaccaaatgttcatttcttgtcaCTCTTTTAAAGACACTCCGGCATCCTGCGGAGACGAAGTCGCGCTTATCGCACACATGTTTCCtatacagaaaggagaatatggGAGCGCAGGGTCGATGGGGGAGGAGTACACGATTTTACACTTTCCGACatggtacacggacgtttcgccgccggacgtttcggagccggacgttttgccgaccggacgtttcgccgccggacgtttcggcacttcatttcggcattccacgcggacctttagccgaagtcaagtgtgtgacgccccttagctcacacatttctctcgccattgtatcaatgtatcagtgaactctctctcactatccctcctcatgtgaaccgttagctcacacatttctctcgccattgtatcaatgttttttctcaaagctattgcgcataatctgtgacaatcaaagtgaactgtctgtgaagtctgtgtgtaaaatttgtttgaaataaagaattattgtgtaatctagttgttactttcattctttgagaagttctctctctctctctctctctctctcacacacactctcactctcactctcacactctctcacactctctcacacacacacacacataatgcggcgaaacgtcggtcggcaaaacgtccgacggcgaaacgtccgcacacgttCCGACATATTTTCAAACGGTTTCAACATACTGACCGGCTTAAAATATTCCAGTTGTAGATGTTTTTGGCTAGGATGATTCAAGCTACGGAAGTTGAATATGTGTTGCTTTAATGGGAAGCCAAccaaatgatatttaaaattcGAGTTTGGGAAAATTTTGATGGTCAACTTACAGAAGCTTGACTGTACCATGATAaagcaaaagacaaagagagatagagGCTGAAATGTTAAATGCTGAATACAAGGACTGCTTGTATAACATGCTGCAATAGCCTACCTTGTTTTTGATTTCATCCCGCATACTCTGAAACTCTGCCTTTGCATCATTTTCTCGGTCATTGAAATTTTGTTCCATGGCAAATAAAATATCAGCAATATCGTTCATTTCTTTGTTATGCATCTCAATCAGCATGGCACGTTCTGAGTCAAACTCTTCACGGATTATTTCAAGTTCATCATCGTACTCTTCTTCCAATGCCTGCAGTCGTTGTTTTTGGAGACCTGTATGcaacaaaatgttaataataacaGACCTGGGTGCAGCAACTGTCTCTTTTATATAATAACAGACCTGCAAGCAATAATATGTTGTGTGCTTAAAGATCATGTTTCTTTTGACTTGGGAATGTAGGTGA
This window of the Pomacea canaliculata isolate SZHN2017 linkage group LG4, ASM307304v1, whole genome shotgun sequence genome carries:
- the LOC112561523 gene encoding dynein regulatory complex subunit 2-like → MAKKKKKSGKRKLDNMTEEERILYEEQKRLAEEEMRKKKEDMLSQFLKDKLAKEEKASRFNLNKLNHQWRNIMRESKSKELKKEIEILSQTFERVIDRKDAVIKSLSKDLDEAEEQYCMALRSHMKNIDYLIGLQKQRLQALEEEYDDELEIIREEFDSERAMLIEMHNKEMNDIADILFAMEQNFNDRENDAKAEFQSMRDEIKNKNLEEKHALRVLLETKVDDLWQQFRQALQNYNDTTEERKTAFEVYKAKDEKSAKEIDIQMRKLQRISEQIAQLKAKISANARECDERNRQLKEEKERMQKHFQELKKQMNKIRDCEREKLTKLTLESCAAIKELKRQKEKGAQILRMAEVCRKLETEEEKVLPFYASSLTQEEQEDIKAAVLEAPSQALAATMHEYRAVENFWKRYNKVLLERLALEKEKQALMTENGQLRLLLKQYLDGISVNDEILSHYNPLFIINAKSNFQFSVPLSDPRIQRPGAPVVLEAAHIVKHILPS